Sequence from the Miscanthus floridulus cultivar M001 chromosome 16, ASM1932011v1, whole genome shotgun sequence genome:
CCTTTGCCTGCCGACGCtgaatagcattcaaggcaatgCGTCCACTTGCAACAGCATTGTGGTCAGTGGATATTCGTTAAGGATAAAACATGAGAAGAGAAAGATAAAAACCCTTAGGAAGGACAATAcataaaagggcgtacccagtgcagagagctcccgctctgtgcggggtctggggaagggtgttagtggcaagccttaccctcgcctgtgcaatgcgaggagaccgcaactcgaacccaggaccttccgatcacaggcggtaagactctaccgcttgcaccaggcccgcccttcaggaAGGACAATACATGATATTATCAAATCTGCATATGATTCAGCTGTTCACAAACTTGAAGCAATGTTATGTTATTTTGAAATAACTAGATTTCAAGGCCACAATAACCAATGGTCACACTGTGGACCTGAGCACAACATTAGAATGATAAATAGCAGTATAACACTAACCTGCAAATATGATAAGAAATCAGATCATTAGTCAATGAAAGAATTATGGTTCTTTTTTTTAAGAGATGGCAGGAGAATGATGGTTCATTTCTAAGTTGATTCATCATAAAAGGCTTTTCCAGTGCATCTAAATGGCATAAAACAGATCAAACAGTTCCAGTAACATCACCAAGGCTATAAATGTACGAAGCCTGTTCCACACGGACCAAAATATCAGTGCAACCGAATTTGCGGGTCATCACCAAGAGATTACCAAAGTTCAAATATGCTACCaaaatcaaaacatcaatgcGGAATTCCGTAGACCCAGGATTCAAACTGAGGTTACCAGACCAGATCAAAGCTCCAGGCAGGCTCGTGCGAGAGAGATCTCAGAATAAACTGTGCAGACAATAGATTACAAGACCATCTACAAAAGGATATCGTAGGGTGAAGACCCAGGCGTCGGCGACGAGAGCAAGCCCGTTGGGGAAGCGGCGGAGGTCCGCGGGGGAGACGTATGCGCAGTTGGTGAGGGCCAGCTCCTGGTTCGGCGTGCTGACTACCTCCATGGACGCGCCCCCGCCACCGGCCTGCCCCTGGTAGTACCTTCCTGCCATGGCCGCGGCGCCGCTGCCGTGGTGAGATCTCGCTGGCAGGAGGAGATCGTGCAGGCGCGTGTGATGTCTCGCTGCTcgcgaagaggaagaagagggattCAGTTTATGCTCTGAGCCCGCTGGCGTGTACAGTGGCTCCTGGCTCGCTTCGTTCTGAAGGAAGAGCCTTTGGGCCTGGTCATGGGCCAAATGTGGTGCACCGGATTCTTTCGAGGAAAAAGTACAATTTACGGCTCACGCGGCAGGCTTCGAGGGAGGCGGCCGCAGCAGCCTCGGGGGCGCGGCGGCTTCGAGTTCGAGGGAGGGACGGCGTGGGACCGGTAGGGGCCGGCGCAGGGAGAGACGGCCGCGCGTGGAGCAAGCAGCCGGTGAAGAGGAAGATTGTCACGAGGTGGGAGAAGAGATATGGTGGAGactgaagagagagaagaaaaatatagggaagaaaaaaatagagaaatgAAAAAAGAAAGGGTATTATGGTactcttttcaaaaaaaaaagaagttaTTTTGTTAAACGGTTTACTAATAGATTTAGCTTCACCAATAGAGCTGCTTTTCAAGCCAAAGACAAGAAAAATTGATTCAGCTCAGTTGTACCAAATTGTTTGAATCTTAATAGACTTATTTTGGTGCTTATTTGCTAGTAGAAGCTTTCGATGTACAAAGGTGCTAAGTAAGGATTTACTAACCCCAATATTAGGTATTCATGGCATTGTACATGCTAAAAATTAGCATTCATCATGCACGTATATGCATTTTTTGAAACATATAGTAAAGAACACACATGTACTCCATCTGTCCAGAAAAACATACAATTCTAGCACATGTCATGGTTTAGTATCTCAAGTCcgattaattatagataaaaaatattaatatttatgatgttaaataaatattattagattcatTACAAAATGCATTTTCTTAATAAATTAATTTGAGGTCAAAGTGTGAAATTTGGTCAAACGCAAACTACTTTTTCCGGCACGCAATCCGTAGTTGCATGCTTTCTTGGACAGAGAGAGTAGTAGTGAAGACTAAAATGGTGATTTGAAATTTTTTATGAAGTCTAAGATAAATATTAAAGAGtctaaaacaaaaacaaaacattAAGTCTATGTATCTATTCTGGATTATGTTTTATGTTGCAATAAGTTTTTAAAACACATTTATACTGCAattaaaatattttgaaaattttctagATACTTCCGAATATTTTTGCATTTGCTAAAGCTAAATCTTTTTTTATCCCATATAGATATAATTTCATGGGCTCTGAATATCTTATTTGGATATTTGGTGTATCCCAATCTATCTTCAGAATTTTAAAACCTTGAAAAAAAACTTCTCAAAGTGTTTTTTTGAACTAAAAAATGGATAAGGAGGTAAACCACTTCAAACCAGGGCACAGAGGTAATATGAATGGTTTCAAAAGTTCGAAGTGAGTAGAATATCTGATTTTAAAGTTTGAGGAAGAAATCAGACTAAGACAGTAGTTCTAGTGGTAGAATGATAAAAGACTCGCAGACTTTCCGGCCCCAAAAAGCCCGCAAAGCCGGCGTGCCGTAAACAACCTGATACCATTTGGAAGGCTTGCTCCCTAATTCAGCACTGAGGAAATACCTAAAATCCGTCGGCTCCATCCAACTTTGCCAGGCTCTGGAAATTCCACGTAGCAGACAAACTTCAGAACATCACAGCAGAAATAAATAACTGCAGTGAATATAACATAGATCTCCGATTCGATTCATTACAAATATCAATTTCCAGTTCTGATTCAAACATTTGATAACACGTTTCTCTCGTTTCTAACAAATCGGCTAACAACCCTCCTCTGATTAGGTACACATACGAACACAGATCCGAGGAAAAATACAAAATCGCCAACTGTCAATGGTCCCTGACAACAAAACCAGACCCCGCTCAACTTTCTCCGGAGCATCGATCATGTTGCATTGTTGCTTCGGTTCAGTATGCTGAACACAACAGCCACTGTCCACAGGATTAAGCACAGATGCCAATCCAGCCCTAGAGGTCCCAAGCAGAGCTACTGAAGTGGTCAGAGCTCGCATGCGTGTCTGGGTTTGCAAACACATCAACCTCCTATAGAAATCGCAGTCAAGGAGATCAGTAAAGATGTTGCCCACTGAACTAAGTATTTCTCAGCACAACCTAATTCTTTGTACCAGCAGTGCACAGATATTTCAACAAGTACTCATTAGAAGAGCAAGTGTCTGCCAAATCCTGATGTAGTCTTGTTATAGACTTCTGCAGTGATTTCAGAGAAGGAAGCAAAGTTCTGGAGTTCTGTTGAATATAGTGGCCATGGATCTTACATAGCTCCTATatgataaaaagaaaagaatgagATTAATATATGGTATATGAACCAAAACATCAGGTATAATCTTGGGACGAAAATGAAAATGAGGATGATACCTGAGACCACAGGAGGATAAATTCCAGATGGGGACAACTTTCCAAGAGACCAGCAAAAGCATCAATCAATCTTTGGAGATACTTGTAAGGAATTGCTGAACAAATTGCTCTTACATCGGATGGATCAACTGTGAATATGCACTTCTTAATCAAGGAGTCCTCATTTAACCGAAGGCTAAGTATAAGGGCTCTCTGTTGTTGGTTTTCTGCAAGAGCTTCCTCTACATTCTACAAATACCAAACACAGAAATTTGCAAATTGATTAGAGTAATTTCAATTTTCAATAGGTAATTGCCTTCAAAAAAATTTCAATAGGTAATACACAACAAGAAAGGGCATGAAGTCAATACCTCAGGCGTAACATCAATGTCAAGGTCCGTTGGATCAAAAATAAATGATTCATCAACTGAGTACAATAAAACACCATCAGTGGTCGCTGCAGCAAACGATCTTCCAGTTGGAGCAAACTTAACACATTTTGTCCGAGCTATGGGTCTTCCACGATTTGCCATTGATCCAGGTAAACCAAGCCCTAGGTTTCCTCTAGTCTGTCGATCAATTCCTTCGTCAACATCACTGTCTTCATCGTCAATTAGATCTAGTGCACCAGCATCTGTCATCTTCTTTGAGTTCAGAAAATCAAGAACTCCATCCAATGAGAGATTGCGAGTGATCTGGAATCTACGCAACAGCACCTGCTCAAAGAAACACATTAAAACAAGGGCAATTACTTATCTTCCATCGCATACCCCCATATGCTCACCATTCAAAGATGCCAACCCACAATGAATGGCATTTTACGAATCATGTAGTTTCAGTAGTACATAATGGAATTTCTCTAGATAAAATGAAAAAGGTTTCTAGCATTATTTCATACCAAGATATGTGTACAAGCAAAAACAACGTCAAGATCATGTGGTTATGTATTTTAGCCTAAAAGTATGTTCGCCATAGCAAAATGGAGAAAAGTCAGACTACTACAGCTTCAGATTTGGGTTCCATGGCATGATgacaacatgtaaatatttcgaAAATTAAGCAGAAAGATAGAACATTGGTTAGATAATGGTAGTAGATAATATCCAGCAAGTATCTAGAGAGTATTCAAAATGCAGGTGCAGGACCAAAACTGAAGACACACTCATAGTTGTTGGTATACAACTATGCTTCAAGGTACAAATACAATCATGCCAAGAAAGATTTGCTGACCTGTTCTCCAACATCATACATGCAAATATATTTAGTGTTTCCTCCAGCTAAAATAGAACTTCCATCAGCAGAATAGCACAACGTTGTGAAGTACTTTCCTATACTTGTATTAGCTGCAGATCTCCTGTCAGTCATGAGGCGACCCCCAGCAATATCCCTGCGGCCCTCAATGGTATACATCAACAAACCATCAGATGGATCCCAGAAATGGATTAGGCCATCTAAAGTACTGCATGCTATCTGCCTTCCATCGGGTCGATAAGCTAAAGTAAGAACATCGTGTGAGTGCTGAAAGGTTTCCACTGCACCCTTGCTCTCAAAGACATCCCAAAGGCGAACAGTTTTGTCCCATGATGATGAAGCCAGAATAGCCTACCCAACAAAGCCCAGTTATTGCTTTGATGAACTTACATAACACACAGAACAGAAAATACTGAAATGGAACAAAATGCTCTTGCAGAATCATAAAGTAGTGACTTTTGTAACTAATTGTAGTTCTGAAAAGAAAGTCAAAGAAAATATATCAAAGCATTCTCTTACATTGATTGGAGAAAACATTAGACCATGCACTGGTCCTTCGTGGCCACTGAGTACATCCAACAATCGACCAGTTTTCATTGACCAAACAAATATCTGCATGGAAATGTTTTGATTGTCAACGAAGCTTGATGTGAAGCACAAGACATGAAAATTTTGGGGGATAAAAGGTTGCTGCATACACACACCTCAAATGAATCAAGTGTTCCAGCACATATTACTTCTCCACTCTGGTCTGCGGTTAAAGAAACAAACTGCCTAGGTGAAGGGGTGGTAAATGTTCTGAAGTTGCGATAGCGGAACAAATCCCATGCTCGAATAGTCCCGTCAAGTGAGGCACTTAGAAGAGAATGGTTATTGGCCATAAAATGAACTGCAGTAACAGCATTTGTATGCTCCGAAAATGTTATGAAACAGAACCCAGATGAAACTGTCCAGACCTGCAACACATGAGTTACATTATCAAACTTTTTGTGCAGGACATTAACACTAATTAAATAgatttattaaatattttttGCAAAATTAATGTTATCACCAAATACCGATAGCAGGCACTACTCTTTCATTTGAATAAATAAGTGTGGTACGAGTAAGCACTAAGCAGCTCAGTGAGGCAAGGACAGAGTTAGCTTCTAATTGCACGAAGTTGGAGGACCAGTTTAGTGATTTGGACTTAAATTATGAAGCAAAGTTTCTCTGGCTATCTCATGCAGCACTAGATAGTATGATCAGGAAAAAGATCATCATATGTAACATTCAGTTTTCAATGGATTGAGCAAAAAGGAGTGCATATCAACAATTCCTGTGAGATGAGATTGTGTGTTCACACAATCACACAAACAATGGAGATCATGCATAGCAAAAAAGAAGAGCAGGGCATGATTGAGATTGTAGATGCTATCACTTAGCACACACCTTGACTTTGTTATCATCAGCTCCAGTGGCCAATAACTGAGAATCTGGTGAGTACGCAATGCAATTCACATCAAAGTAGTGTCCCTGATGTTTCAAAATGTAGCTCTCCGACCGCCACTCCCACACCAGAAGCTGCCCAAGTTTGGCGCATCCAAAGACGAGCCAATTCCCCAAACTGTTGAAAATAGCAGTGGTGATCTTCTCTCTTGATATTGACAGCAAGTGGAGGCACACAAAGTCTGGCATCTGGTACAGCCCAAATACTCCACTAGAGAATCCAACCACCACCATGTCAAGCTCCCAGTGGTAATCACATGCTGTTAACTTAGCCGGTGACTGCATGAAGAAATGCTTTTCCCGCAGCTCCCATTTTGCCAAATGCAGCTTAGTGTCTGGTTCCTCCAATTCTCCTAAAATCTTCCTTTTCCTGCTCCCATCATCCAGTTCCATGACATCATTCTGTTCTGACCCCTGCTCTGGCGTCCCTGGTGATGGCGGAGGTGAAGTATCATTTTCCTCATTTCCTTCCACCAAATTCCATGTAAAGATAGCTCCATCCTTGGAGACTGTATAAACCCCCTTGACTCTCCCTGTCTTCTTATCCGTGGCAAAGAAGGCACCTACGACAGCCGCGCGATGGCCAAGGAAGAGGAAGGGCTTGCCTCCTAGTCCCTTCTTGACAGGCAAGAGCCGAGCTGTCAGGTCCTTGCAGGACGCGAGGAGGAACGCAGAGTCCGGGGACCAATCGAATGCTGTCACGCCAGCGGCGAAGCCCGGGAAGGTGCGGAGGAGGTGGAAGGGGAAGAACTCCCTGCGGAAGCCCGGCGAGCGCCAGATCTGCACGACCTTCCCGACGGCCACGGCGATGAGCTGACCGTC
This genomic interval carries:
- the LOC136513848 gene encoding periodic tryptophan protein 2-like, whose amino-acid sequence is MNYRFQNLLGAPYRGGDAVFAGDSPVLLSAVGNRVASTDLAASSSLTLPFESSSNVTRLAASPSGDFLLAADDNGRAFYANLRRRAVLHRVSFKGAPSAIRFSPDGQLIAVAVGKVVQIWRSPGFRREFFPFHLLRTFPGFAAGVTAFDWSPDSAFLLASCKDLTARLLPVKKGLGGKPFLFLGHRAAVVGAFFATDKKTGRVKGVYTVSKDGAIFTWNLVEGNEENDTSPPPSPGTPEQGSEQNDVMELDDGSRKRKILGELEEPDTKLHLAKWELREKHFFMQSPAKLTACDYHWELDMVVVGFSSGVFGLYQMPDFVCLHLLSISREKITTAIFNSLGNWLVFGCAKLGQLLVWEWRSESYILKHQGHYFDVNCIAYSPDSQLLATGADDNKVKVWTVSSGFCFITFSEHTNAVTAVHFMANNHSLLSASLDGTIRAWDLFRYRNFRTFTTPSPRQFVSLTADQSGEVICAGTLDSFEIFVWSMKTGRLLDVLSGHEGPVHGLMFSPINAILASSSWDKTVRLWDVFESKGAVETFQHSHDVLTLAYRPDGRQIACSTLDGLIHFWDPSDGLLMYTIEGRRDIAGGRLMTDRRSAANTSIGKYFTTLCYSADGSSILAGGNTKYICMYDVGEQVLLRRFQITRNLSLDGVLDFLNSKKMTDAGALDLIDDEDSDVDEGIDRQTRGNLGLGLPGSMANRGRPIARTKCVKFAPTGRSFAAATTDGVLLYSVDESFIFDPTDLDIDVTPENVEEALAENQQQRALILSLRLNEDSLIKKCIFTVDPSDVRAICSAIPYKYLQRLIDAFAGLLESCPHLEFILLWSQELCKIHGHYIQQNSRTLLPSLKSLQKSITRLHQDLADTCSSNEYLLKYLCTAGTKN